One genomic region from Listeria monocytogenes encodes:
- a CDS encoding GntR family transcriptional regulator encodes MFTINTKSQLPIYEQIVQKIKEQVVKGVLQEGEKILSIREFASRIGVNPNTVSKAYQELERQEVIITVKGKGTFIANQTDKLSSPKKLAETRTKLKETILDLVYLGVNIEEIHKLADEYSQDIIGGDVVEG; translated from the coding sequence ATGTTTACGATTAACACAAAAAGTCAACTACCGATTTATGAACAGATCGTCCAAAAAATTAAAGAACAAGTTGTCAAAGGGGTACTTCAAGAAGGCGAAAAGATATTATCTATACGTGAATTTGCTAGTAGAATCGGAGTAAATCCAAACACTGTGAGTAAAGCGTACCAAGAATTAGAACGACAAGAAGTAATCATTACAGTAAAAGGAAAAGGGACCTTCATAGCGAACCAAACAGATAAATTGAGCTCGCCCAAAAAGTTAGCAGAAACAAGGACCAAATTAAAAGAAACCATTCTCGATTTAGTTTACCTTGGAGTTAACATAGAGGAAATACATAAATTAGCAGACGAATATAGTCAAGACATCATTGGAGGTGACGTGGTTGAAGGTTGA
- a CDS encoding methylated-DNA--[protein]-cysteine S-methyltransferase: MTDLYYDTLHFSDTELYFAATKMGLVYVGTKAEKLQSAERSPEKMNIYKEELAAYLHGELTNFTVPIDLSATPLQLEVFHALKTIPYGETRTYTEIAELINRPKAVRAVGTAIGRNPLLFIIPCHRVIGKNGNLTGYSGGIGMKESLLKLEKANLNQFSF; the protein is encoded by the coding sequence ATGACAGATTTATATTATGATACGCTCCATTTTTCAGACACAGAACTTTATTTCGCAGCGACAAAAATGGGGTTAGTTTACGTTGGAACAAAGGCGGAAAAGCTTCAATCAGCAGAGCGAAGCCCAGAAAAAATGAACATATATAAAGAAGAATTAGCTGCTTATTTGCACGGGGAACTTACGAATTTTACTGTTCCAATTGATTTGTCCGCTACTCCTCTACAACTTGAAGTATTTCATGCATTAAAAACTATTCCTTATGGAGAAACTAGAACATATACAGAAATCGCAGAACTGATAAATCGCCCCAAAGCCGTTCGCGCAGTTGGAACAGCAATCGGCAGAAACCCACTACTTTTCATTATTCCATGCCACAGAGTAATTGGTAAAAATGGTAATTTAACAGGTTATAGTGGGGGAATAGGGATGAAAGAATCACTCTTAAAACTTGAAAAAGCAAACTTAAATCAATTTTCTTTTTAA